DNA from Petrotoga mexicana DSM 14811:
GCAAATTTAGACTACATAATAACTTCAAATGAAAATCAAGCATTTATATTAGAAGCCAACCTCATCTATGTTCATAAGCCAAAATACAATATAATGCTAAAAGATACACGAGTGTATCCATATATCTTAGTTACGGATGAACAATTTCCCAAGATAAAATACGTTCGAACAAAAAAAGAAGAAAAGGGTAAATACTATGGTCCATATTCTGATGTGAAATTTGTAAAAGATGTTATTGAAGTACTGCAAAGTGTTTATAAGATCAGAAGTTGTGACAGAGATTTAAGCAGAAAAAGCAAACCATGTTTCCTTTACCATTTAGGAAGATGTTATGGTCCATGTTACAAGGACGTAGACGAAACGGTATATCAAGAATCAGTGGAAAAGGTTAAAAAAGTTTTATCAGGAGACATTGAAGAAGTGAAGAACTATCTTCAAAAAGCCATGAAAGATTATGCCAAAATAAAAAACTATGAAAAAGCTGCTCAGATGCGTGACACGCTGTTCAAATTAGAAAATTTATTTGAAGAAGTAGCTGTTGAATACAAAAACGGAAAAAATTTAGATATAATAATGTATGAACCTCCAGTTTATTTAGTTTTAATAGTAAGAAAAGGATACTTAATTTCAAAGCTTTCCTTTACAATGGAAGGAACGTTAGAAGAGTTCTTGTATCAATACTATATTGTAAGAAAGAATGAGCCGCCTTCTTTGATATCGACACTATACAAAGAAGAAATTTCTTCAGAAATCTTGGATTTTCTTAAAGAAAAAGGCTTAAAAAGGATAGAAAAGATTGGTAAAAGTTCTAAAATATACGAAATGGCTTATACAAATTTGCAAGAAGAAATCAAAAGGCAAAAAGACTTAAGCTATGCCTTAAAACAGGCAAAAGAGATACTTTCATTGAAAAAAGAGCCAAAAATTATTGAAGGGATAGACATATCTCATCTTCAAGGATTATATACCGTTGCATCTTTAGTGCGTTTCGAAAACGGCAAGCCCAAAAAAGAAGGATACAGGAAGTATCGTTTAGATAATATAAAAGCGCCAGATGACTTTGAAAGTATCAGAACAGTTATAAAAAGAAGATATCAAAAGCATGAATTACCTGATCTGTTATTCATTGATGGAGGAAAAGGACAGGTAAATTCGGCTGTAGAATCACTAAAAGAAATCGGCTATTCTTTAAAAGATGTGGATGTTGTCGGCATTGCCAAAGAAGATGAAAGGATAGTTTTACCAGGTGATATACCCGATCTTCACTTACCTCTGGATCATCCAGTTTTAAGATTACTTATATACGTAAGAGATGAGACTCATAGATTTGCCATAGGTTTTAACAGAAGTCTCAGAAGTAAACGATTCGAAAAAACCAAATTGGATGATATTTATGGTATAGGTCCAAAGAGGAAAAAAGAATTAATAAAGCATTTTGGAGGAATTCAAAAAG
Protein-coding regions in this window:
- the uvrC gene encoding excinuclease ABC subunit UvrC, giving the protein MIDRSILKNIPKKPGVYIFKNNKGDPIYIGKAKNLKNRVSSYFNKKNYIGNEKTYEMLEKAANLDYIITSNENQAFILEANLIYVHKPKYNIMLKDTRVYPYILVTDEQFPKIKYVRTKKEEKGKYYGPYSDVKFVKDVIEVLQSVYKIRSCDRDLSRKSKPCFLYHLGRCYGPCYKDVDETVYQESVEKVKKVLSGDIEEVKNYLQKAMKDYAKIKNYEKAAQMRDTLFKLENLFEEVAVEYKNGKNLDIIMYEPPVYLVLIVRKGYLISKLSFTMEGTLEEFLYQYYIVRKNEPPSLISTLYKEEISSEILDFLKEKGLKRIEKIGKSSKIYEMAYTNLQEEIKRQKDLSYALKQAKEILSLKKEPKIIEGIDISHLQGLYTVASLVRFENGKPKKEGYRKYRLDNIKAPDDFESIRTVIKRRYQKHELPDLLFIDGGKGQVNSAVESLKEIGYSLKDVDVVGIAKEDERIVLPGDIPDLHLPLDHPVLRLLIYVRDETHRFAIGFNRSLRSKRFEKTKLDDIYGIGPKRKKELIKHFGGIQKVLEASTEEISKVVKSEKIAKRIKESLGEK